The Mercurialis annua linkage group LG2, ddMerAnnu1.2, whole genome shotgun sequence genome contains a region encoding:
- the LOC126668503 gene encoding zinc finger BED domain-containing protein DAYSLEEPER-like — protein sequence MALKGWLICGIDYIEVMAAKMLEKFNKYWSQIHGIMGVAIVLDPRYKLKLLQYYFPLIYGDIRSIEEIDKIQKHCYDLLAEYSSKSKMSWYNGFDSQSSNDIFSQSSVLDVEEVDPMSKYDLFVASESNNENVKTELDHYLEERVIPRKVDFDILSWWKNAHKYPTLQMIARDILAIPVSTVASESAFSTSGRFVTPHRSRLHPNTLEALMCAQNWLWAEIKDSCSTGHSDCCTFYEEYDTNDKVNLLLIYFILD from the exons ATGGCTTTGAAGGGATGGCTTATTTGTGGAATTGATTATATTGAAGTTATGGCAGCAAAAATGTTagaaaaattcaataaatattgGTCTCAAATTCATGGTATTATGGGAGTGGCGATTGTTTTAGATCCTCGATATAAGCTCAAATTATTACAATATTATTTTCCTCTTATCTATGGTGATATTAGATCAATTGAGGAGATTGATAAGATTCAAAAGCATTGTTATGATTTGCTAGCTGAGTATTCATCTAAATCCAAGATGTCATGGTATAATGGGTTTGATTCTCAGAGTTCAAATGACATATTTTCACAGTCTTCGGTTCTTGATGTTGAGGAAGTTGATCCTATGAGCAAATATGACTTGTTTGTTGCATCTGAATCTAATAATGAGAATGTTAAGACTGAGTTAGATCATTATTTGGAAGAACGAGTGATACCCAGAAAAGTTGATTTTGATATATTGAGCTGGTGGAAAAATGCACATAAATACCCTACTTTGCAAATGATTGCTAGAGATATTTTGGCTATTCCCGTGTCTACTGTAGCTTCAGAATCAGCTTTTAGTACGAGTGGCAGGTTTGTAACTCCACATCGCAGCAGACTTCATCCAAACACATTAGAAGCTTTAATGTGTGCACAAAATTGGCTATGGGCTGAAATAAAAG ATTCTTGTTCAACGGGCCATTCTGACTGTTGCACATTTTATGAAGAATATGATACAAATGACAAGGTGAATttgcttttaatttattttatattagacTGA